Genomic window (Melioribacteraceae bacterium):
TAATCGAGAATATTCAACAATAAATGATGCAGTTAAATTAGATATCATTAGTTTATATGGTAATAATAAAACATTCTTTGGATCAACATCCCCAAAAATAAAGATAGATAACGATCACTTTGTTCCTAGTAGTCTAGGTGGACCAGGTCGGTTTATTCAAAATGTTTTACCGATTCAGGCGAGTTGTAATAGAAGCAAAAACAATAATATCCCCATTGCACTGATTAAGATTGCTAAAAAATACATTAACTTTCCAAAACATGATAATAACGAAAAAGAATTGACTATTATTGGTAAAGATTGGGATTCAGTTTTAAATAATTGGGATAATCCAAATTATAAAAAAGGTCTATCCTCTTACGAAAAAAAAAGCCTAACTATTACTATTACAAATTACATTAAAAATTTTGATGAGCTCATTCAAAGGAGATTTTACTATGAAGTAGTAAAAGAAGGATTATTAAATAACTTTAAAGATACTTATTCTAAATGTTCCACAATGCAATGTTTTAATATCGAAGAAATTTATAATCAAATAAAATCTCGTGATATAAACGGCAGGTTATCTCATATATATGAAATTCTTGATTACGAATTATATAAAGTAGATAATACTATCATTGTTAAAAACATAAATGCAGAGCAATCACTATAATCTAAAAATAAATATCAAGCTCCGAAACAAAAAATACTTAAGTGATCATTTTCGCTTGACAGAACTCAAATGGCTTGATGTATTAATAAATGTTGGGCCACCGATAGAAAAGTATGCTAAAGAATGGTGTTTAAATAATCCATCGGCGGGTTGGTGCGGCGGAGTCACCAGAGCTTTAAAAATCTTAAATAAAATACCTTTTGGCTACAAAATTTGTAGGCAAAAAGATGACCCACATTATTATTTCATTAATCCGGGGACAAATGAAGTAATTGATCTAACCATTTATCAAATGAAGAATGAATATGAGCATGATTACCTCGATTACAAAACTGATAATTTGTTTAATGATGAAGCACCAGAGAATGTAATAAGATTAGTGACAATTTTGAAAAATATTCAAAGTGATCTAATAAATTTATAATTTAATGAATGAGGCAATTATGCGCTACTTAACTAAATCCCGCTTTCGGCTGGCATTAGAATGTATTACCAAACTCTATTACACAAAAAAGAATGATTACGCAGATGAAAGCTTAGATGATCCTTTTTTATTAGCCTTAGCTGAAGGTGGATTCCAAGTTGGAGAACTTGTAAAATATTTGTTTTCTGATAATCCTACAAAGGAAAATATTACTATTGATACTTTAGACTATCAAGAGTCTCTTTCCGAAACCGCCAAAAGACTTCATCAAAAGGATGTAGTAATTGCTGAAGCCGCATTCTCCTTCAATTCATTATTCATTAGGGCTGATATCATCGTTAAACGTGGAAATATCATCCATCTGTATGAAGTAAAAGCGAAATCTTCGGATGGTGGTGATATTGATTTTGTTTCAAAGAAAAAAGAAGGCGGAATTACTTCGAAATGGGCTCCTTATTTATATGATGTTGCATTTCAGAAATATGTAATTGCTAAATCTCTCGCGAGTAAAAACATAATCGTAAGAGCAAATCTCGTACTGGTGGATAAGAGTAAGGTAACTACAGTTGATGGCTTAAATCAAAAATTTAAAATTATTAAAATGAACAATCGCTCAAGAGTTGAAATTGAACCCAACATGAATAAATCCGAATTAGGAGACTCAATATTAAAAATACAAAATATTGATGATGAGATTGATAAGATTTGGAATGAATTCCCGGTTCCGTCAGATTATAAAAAATTAGGTTTTGAAGAATTTATTCAAATGTGTGAAAAAATATATACTAATGACAAATTGCTTTATGCTCCACTAGGCAGCAAATGCAGAGCCTGCCAATTTATTAATAGCGATTCAACAAATAATCCATCTAAGAAAAGCGGATTCCATGAGTGTTGGCAGAACAAAACTAATTTAGGTGATAGATTATACAATGATAGTCTAGTGATTGATTTATGGGGTGGGTTAATGGGAAGTAGAAGTATTGTTCAAGAGTTAATTGATAATGGGAAATATTTAATAGCGGATTTAAACGAAAATGATGTAATTCCAAAATCAAATGACAAAAGTTATCACGGACTTAGTCCTTTTGAAAGAAGAATGCAGCAAATAAACAGAGTGAAAAGAAATACAAAAGAAAGTTATTTTGATAAAAAAAGATTTGAAGAAGTAAAACGAACTTGGAAATATCCATTACACATGATTGATTTTGAGACCTCAATGCCCGCACTTCCATTTCATAAAGATATGCACCCATATGAAGGAATTGCATTCCAGTTCTCGCATCATTTAATGGAAGAAAACGGAGTAATCCGCCATGCTGGTCAATATTTATCTTTTGAGAGAGGAGTTTTCCCTAATTATGAGTTCGTTCGTGAATTAAAATTACAACTAGAAAATGATCATGGCACTATATTCCGTTATCATAATCATGAAAACACATATTTAAATATCATTTATAATCAGCTTCAAGCAGACCCTAATCCTCCGCACGATAGAGATTCACTTTGTGGATTTATAAAAAGAATAACAACAAGTACAATTAATAATAAAGAAAAAGAAATTGGTCCAAGAAATATGGTTGATCTTTGGGATTTGGTACTAAGATTCTATTATTCTCCAAATGCAAAGGGAAGTAATTCAATAAAAGCCATACTCCCGGCTATCATATCTGAATCTGATTTTCTAAAAGACAAATATTCTAAGCCCATTTACGGCAGAAACAAATTGGTGCACAGCTTGAATTTTGATGAACACATTTGGATTGATCCCTTTAAAAATTATGATCCTTATAAAACTCTTCCAAAATTGTTTGACGATTATTCAATTGAAGAATTAGATAAACTTTCTGAATCAATAGGTGAATTTAAGGAAGTTGCAGATGGAGGAGCGGCAATGACTGCATATAATTATTTACAATTTTCATACGTCCCGGATGATCAAAGAGAGAGATTAAAAAATGGTTTATTAAGATATTGCGAACTTGACACAATGGCGATGGTGATGATTCTTGAAGGATGGTTTAACAAAACTGAATAATATTTTATGGAAAAATTAAATATGACTACTGTAAAAAGAGAATATTCGAATGAGGAACTATGCTGTTTAAAAATTGCTATTTATAATGTGACCGCTAATGAGAAGACATCTAACAATAGAACGTCACTTCTGATTATTGACAAATGCAGATTAAAGCTATAAGTTTGTAACAAAGTCGTGATTTAATTCGAATTGCAGCGACTTAAAATAAATTGCTAAATAGTTAAAGACCCACTATTTAGTGGGTTTTTCGGCTTTAAACGGGAGAAGACAAAACATGTATGCTATTACCATTGCGCTGAAAGACAAGTTCGAACAAATGAACATCTCAAAACATGAATTAGCGGCCAGGATGGGATATACCAATATTATGAAAGGAGTTCAGAAAATAACTCTATTTTTTAGAGGCGAACATTACGATGAGCAGTTGATTAAAAAAATGAAAAAAATAATTCAATTGGAAGAAAACATTGAACGGTATTCTGAATTCATCACACAAGAACAAATCAATAACGATAAAAGAATTTGTAAACTTCGAGATGAAAATGACGTTCTGAGAAAGGAGATTCTTATGAGACAAAAATTCATTCCCTTCATATACAGGAAAACGGAATATTCCAGACCCACGAGCATAACCATGGTGGCACTATGCGGTGGGGCAATGAAATTCAATACCCTTCGAGAGGATTTTATGGATAAAAGCTTTGAAGATCAAAAGGAATTTGTGAGCCGGTTCATTAAAGAGGATTACAGAGCAAACGGTGGTCTTTGCCGCTTTTTCGGTAAAATTACAGGATATTACTATCAATACTCTTTCGATAGTGTGGTTGAGTATGATGTTGACGGTAAAATAATTGTAGATATAATTAAAGATTTAATTTTATATCCAAGTCCATCGGCCCGTCCATATATAACATTAAAATAAAGGGAAAATAGAATGAGAGATTATCTTTTTACATCAGAATCGGTATCGGAAGGACATCCCGATAAAGTGGCAGACCAGATATCGGACGCAATCCTGGATGCTCATTTGAGCCTGGATCCCAAGTCAAAAGTTGCCTGTGAAACTTTAGTGGCCAAAAATTTAATCGTAATAGCTGGAGAAATTACATCTAGCAAGAATGTAGATTATTCTTTGATAGCAAAAAAAGTAATTTCTGAGATTGGTTATACTGATGTCTCAAGCGGATTTAATTTAGATGAATGTAAAATAGTAAAAAGCATAAGTGAACAGTCAGGAGATATTAATCAAGGAGTTGCTCTTGGCGATAAGATCGGAGCTGGGGATCAAGGAATAATGTTCGGTTATGCTACTAATGAAACCGAAGAGTTAATGCCGTTACCCATTATATTTGCTCATAAAATTTTGGAAGAGCTTGCACGCCATAGAAAGAATAAAAAAGTTGATTGGCTGCGTCCGGATTCAAAATCACAAGTAACTGTTCGTTATGAAGAAAATAGACCAATTTCTGTTGAAAGAATTGTTGTCTCAACACAGCATTCAGATTCTATAAAACATTCGGAGATCAAAGATTTTATAATTAGCGAGGTTATTGCAAGAGTTATCCCAAAAAATCTTATTTCGGATAAAATTGAATATTTCATAAATCCAACTGGCAGATTTGTTGAAGGTGGACCTCAGGCTGATACAGGATTAACGGGTCGAAAAATTATAGTCGATACATATGGAGGAGCTTGCCCTCATGGAGGCGGCGCATTCTCGGGAAAAGATCCGAGTAAAGTAGACAGATCGGCAGCTTACATGGCGCGTTATGTTGCAAAAAATATTGTTGCAGCAGATATAGCAAAAAAATGTACGATTCAATTATCATATTCAATAGGGGTTCCCGAACCATTATCTATTTATTTAGATTTTCATAGAACCGGTTTAATAGAAGAATCAATAGTTGAAAAACAACTTTCGCAGATATTTGATTTAACTCCGAAAGGTATAATCGATACTTTGGATCTTTATAAACCTGTTTACCAATCGACTTCGACTTACGGTCATTTTGGAAGGGATATTTTTACTTGGGAAAAGTTAGATATGGTTGAACAATTAAAATCTTCATTTAATTATTAATTTACTCATTATCTGGAGTATGAAACCAGATAAAACATTTTCCCAAGTATTTTCCCTGATGCCAGTTCTTGATAATGGGGAAAAACTAATTTATCATTGGCACAAAACGGGGAGCAGAGTAATGATCCCAACTTTCTAACTAAATGGATATTCTGTTGGAGGCTGGTCAGTGAATTGTCTCTATTAACCTCAAACTCATAATCCCGATTCATACTGATCAACCTGACGATTATTCTACACTATTTAATTCTACCATTATTCAACTTAAAAATGGAATCCCTCACAAACTCTCTTAATAGTATCTTTAAATGATACTATAAGAAAATATCCATATCATATTTTTATACCTCATTTTATTCTTCTCGGATACAAATTATGTCAATTAATAAAAATATTATTACCGGCGGCAGAGGGCTCTCCTTTGACGATGCTATTATTATCAATTCTTCCGAGCCGGAAGAGGGGATTGCCGCCGAATTTGAATATATATTAAATATCTTCACTGGTACCGGTCTTTCCTTCGAGGTTTTTACTGAGGAGATTGTTTCCAATCAAAACAAAAGGTATGATATTATAACTATACGTGTCTTTAATTGTTATATCTATAAATTTTATTTTGATATAACTTCATTCCATGATCAAATATAAATAAGCGAATATTATTACAAGTTGGCTCTGTTAATTGAGACGTAATGACGTATTATTACTCTAAATCCCTCTCATTCATTATAATATACTTGACTATTATTAAAAAAAATGCAAAGTTGAAACAGTACAAGTTAGGTTTCCCCCCATCCTAAATTGTACAGAGTCCGCTGTCATAAGCGGACTCACTTTTTTAAACCTAAGCTCAATAATTTGTTAATAAATCATAATAAAATATTTCGCTTTAATAGTCGCGCATTAAAAATATTGAATAGTTCATGCTCGGTTAGCTTACTGTCGGTACGAAATAATACTTAATTTATCGATTTGTTTTTAAGTATTCTGTAATCATTTCTTCACAATATATTTTTAGGGCGACTGGCTTAACTATTTTCATTGTATCCCACCATGAAATACACCAGCCGGCTAAAGAACTTGTAATCGGCTGTTTTGTTTTTAATATGATTTTTCCATTCTTTGCCTTATCGAGAGTATAATTATCAAACCAGATTTTATCATAAATCTCATGTTCAACGGAAGGATTAAACTCTAGCATAATATCTACATCATTTTTCGAATCTGATTTATTAACTAGTATTTCGAATTTCTTATCTAACTGCTTAATTGATTGAATTCTAGTTAATAAAAAAGTTTTGATTACCGTCTCACCTTCTTTTACCGCAAACAATTGCCAGTTCTTATCCTTTAGTAGCAAACGAATTGGCTTCAGCAAGTAACTATTTATTTCTCCATCCCTTTTCTTGTAATCTATTTTGAGATAAAGACTATCTGATACTGATTTACATACTAGCGTTAAGTTTTGAAAAAACATGTCTTGATTAATCTTAGAAATCAATTCGATCTGATCTTTAAAAGAAGATGAATTTAGTTTTAACGGCAGATAATCGGAACAAAGCGATACAAGTGTATCGACTGGAGGGGTAGCAAACAACACTAAACATTTCTTCTTACTATTAATTTGTATGCCTAACTTCCTCAAAGCACTGATATCCCTATTAATAGTAATCTCGGTAACACTATACAATTCTGCATAATCAGCTTTTGATTTCATTTCACCATTAAGAACAGATGAAAGAATTTCTATTTGTCTTAAAAAGTCTTGGGAGTGAACCATAATATTATCATTTAGTGATAAGAATCTTGAGAAGTAAAATATTTTATTTACCTATCAGATGGAAGCCTTAATAATAATATTAATAGTAGTGTATTTTCTTCCTAAAAGTATGAGGGGATGTCTTATAGGCTGCTGGAGACTGGTTTTCTATTTGCTAATTGCAGTTATGATAGGAATTATTATTTAGTTGTTTTGCTCTGCGCTCTAAGAAACGCATTAATTGATTTATAGCTTGTTTTTACATCTACTGAATTAATCCAAAGATCTGAATCGTTATCTATTAAAACATCTGCTTTTGGATAACTATCGTTTCCCTTGGGAATATACCCACTTGTTTTCCAAAGATGGGCAAATTCGGCAATGTCCGGATTCCCGGAATATAGATAAACAGAATAGTCTTGTATTAGCTCTTTTAATTTCGGATGATCAGAATATGTCCGCCCTTTATCTTTTGATATTCTGGCGGTATCGTCAATATCGAGTAAGATTTTAAGTTTACTTATCATGTAACCTTTATTATTTACAGAACAATAATAGTTTAGTGACGGATTAATAAAAACAAAAATAATTATAAGCTCTAATTATTCTGAAGTAAAATTTCTTTTTGATTTTTTTTAAAGACTTTCCACCATTGATGAACTATTAATTTAAGTTTTTCTGAGACTTTTGTATTATCCGGACCAAGAAAACTTCCTCTACGAATTTTGCCCTTTGAGTTTTTAATTTCTAATGTAGCTTCTTTTTTGCCCTCAATAACCTTATAAATATAGCAGTCGCCAGCTTGTATCTTATTTGAATAAGTGGAAATACAATTATGCTGTCTCTTTCCCCATGCAATAAGCTCAACATGATTAAGTACTGGAATTATAAACTCATTACCCGGTATTGGAGGAATTGGGAATTTAATTAGTCTGTCTTGCTTCTTTTTAATAGCATTGCTAAGATTAATCTTAACCTTTTCTATATGGCTAATATCTGTTATCTCCGGTAATTTGATTTTCCACTTCATAGCCTCTGAAAATATTTCTTTTACAATAGGGAAATACTTGTCGAACTCTCCGGGTTCAATGAGCTTTCGAAGCGTATTAACAGTTAAAATATTTGGAATGTTAGGCTCATCGGATAAAATCCTTATAAGATTCTTATTTATAACTGTAATATGTGATAATATATTCTGAACTCTATCCATAAAATCCGGATTAGAGGCAAAAGAATTCCGAAATGAAATAAGTTCTTTAACAGTGAGAAATGCTGGATCAAACTTTGAAAGTATTTTAACCATTCGCTGAGTGTCCGGAAAAAGGGCACGCTTAAGAATTTCTTTTTGTTTATTGCCAATAGCTACATCCAAAAAGTTCATGCTGTTAAATAAGGAATATGAATAGTTAAATTTATCCAAATTTACCAATATATAAGCTATCGCTTGATTTGATACAATGAAATCGATAAAATATTTGTCGTAATAAGTGATAGCCTTCAGTAACTCCCAATGACTGTCGGAGAATTGAACCACATATTTTAGCACATCCGGAGGGAATGTTTGAAAGAACTCGTCTTCAAGCTTCTTATGAACCTCTGATTTTATTACTTCTCTACTTTTGATCTTCTTTTTCTCAACATCTGGGTTAGCACTTACATAGGTTACTTCATCAATATTATATGGAAAATCAATTTCGCGATCGTGAACATTTACAACCGGCTCAATCTCTAGCCAGAAATCATGTTCTTTTACTGATATGAAAGCTCGTAGATTCGGGTATCCAAGAATTAGATACGAATAAGTAAGGTGATCAAACTTAAATATGTTAGCCCCTCTGCATTCTTTATTAAGTCTTTCAATCAGTTTTTTATATGTCATAAGTGCTTCGTTTCAAAGTAATTATTGTTTCTGTTAAGCTAAAATACATGGGACTTAATATGAATTATGAGTTTTTCAATTCATTTGAAAAGCCCAATGATTTTAGCTGATACTCGGAATTTGATTTATAAAATCCGCCATAAATCATTTCGAGCTGTTCGTACGCATCATCTTTATTTATACCCCCTTTGAACAGTTTCAAGCTCTTCAATTGTTTGATA
Coding sequences:
- a CDS encoding WYL domain-containing protein, which produces MVHSQDFLRQIEILSSVLNGEMKSKADYAELYSVTEITINRDISALRKLGIQINSKKKCLVLFATPPVDTLVSLCSDYLPLKLNSSSFKDQIELISKINQDMFFQNLTLVCKSVSDSLYLKIDYKKRDGEINSYLLKPIRLLLKDKNWQLFAVKEGETVIKTFLLTRIQSIKQLDKKFEILVNKSDSKNDVDIMLEFNPSVEHEIYDKIWFDNYTLDKAKNGKIILKTKQPITSSLAGWCISWWDTMKIVKPVALKIYCEEMITEYLKTNR
- a CDS encoding PcfJ domain-containing protein, with the translated sequence MTYKKLIERLNKECRGANIFKFDHLTYSYLILGYPNLRAFISVKEHDFWLEIEPVVNVHDREIDFPYNIDEVTYVSANPDVEKKKIKSREVIKSEVHKKLEDEFFQTFPPDVLKYVVQFSDSHWELLKAITYYDKYFIDFIVSNQAIAYILVNLDKFNYSYSLFNSMNFLDVAIGNKQKEILKRALFPDTQRMVKILSKFDPAFLTVKELISFRNSFASNPDFMDRVQNILSHITVINKNLIRILSDEPNIPNILTVNTLRKLIEPGEFDKYFPIVKEIFSEAMKWKIKLPEITDISHIEKVKINLSNAIKKKQDRLIKFPIPPIPGNEFIIPVLNHVELIAWGKRQHNCISTYSNKIQAGDCYIYKVIEGKKEATLEIKNSKGKIRRGSFLGPDNTKVSEKLKLIVHQWWKVFKKNQKEILLQNN
- a CDS encoding DUF2779 domain-containing protein, whose amino-acid sequence is MRYLTKSRFRLALECITKLYYTKKNDYADESLDDPFLLALAEGGFQVGELVKYLFSDNPTKENITIDTLDYQESLSETAKRLHQKDVVIAEAAFSFNSLFIRADIIVKRGNIIHLYEVKAKSSDGGDIDFVSKKKEGGITSKWAPYLYDVAFQKYVIAKSLASKNIIVRANLVLVDKSKVTTVDGLNQKFKIIKMNNRSRVEIEPNMNKSELGDSILKIQNIDDEIDKIWNEFPVPSDYKKLGFEEFIQMCEKIYTNDKLLYAPLGSKCRACQFINSDSTNNPSKKSGFHECWQNKTNLGDRLYNDSLVIDLWGGLMGSRSIVQELIDNGKYLIADLNENDVIPKSNDKSYHGLSPFERRMQQINRVKRNTKESYFDKKRFEEVKRTWKYPLHMIDFETSMPALPFHKDMHPYEGIAFQFSHHLMEENGVIRHAGQYLSFERGVFPNYEFVRELKLQLENDHGTIFRYHNHENTYLNIIYNQLQADPNPPHDRDSLCGFIKRITTSTINNKEKEIGPRNMVDLWDLVLRFYYSPNAKGSNSIKAILPAIISESDFLKDKYSKPIYGRNKLVHSLNFDEHIWIDPFKNYDPYKTLPKLFDDYSIEELDKLSESIGEFKEVADGGAAMTAYNYLQFSYVPDDQRERLKNGLLRYCELDTMAMVMILEGWFNKTE
- the metK gene encoding methionine adenosyltransferase produces the protein MRDYLFTSESVSEGHPDKVADQISDAILDAHLSLDPKSKVACETLVAKNLIVIAGEITSSKNVDYSLIAKKVISEIGYTDVSSGFNLDECKIVKSISEQSGDINQGVALGDKIGAGDQGIMFGYATNETEELMPLPIIFAHKILEELARHRKNKKVDWLRPDSKSQVTVRYEENRPISVERIVVSTQHSDSIKHSEIKDFIISEVIARVIPKNLISDKIEYFINPTGRFVEGGPQADTGLTGRKIIVDTYGGACPHGGGAFSGKDPSKVDRSAAYMARYVAKNIVAADIAKKCTIQLSYSIGVPEPLSIYLDFHRTGLIEESIVEKQLSQIFDLTPKGIIDTLDLYKPVYQSTSTYGHFGRDIFTWEKLDMVEQLKSSFNY